From the Rhinoraja longicauda isolate Sanriku21f chromosome 5, sRhiLon1.1, whole genome shotgun sequence genome, the window GGGTTTCCTTTGCCTGCAGACAAAGATCATCGGACGGATCGCACCCACAGAACACTAACATCTGAGCGAGGTCTGGCGAGATCTTGGTGTAAAAGAATCGAATGGCTCTGTGACAATCCTCAAGGTTGCATTGCTTGCGGGCTTGAGGGCACGCTTTCTTCTGAGGAGTTAAATGCCTGTTGCACACGTCTTGATCCTTGATGCATTGCTCAATCACTTTCAAGCAAGACACGGAATTATTGTGGTCTAGATGCAAAGGGACCACAGTCACAGGCACATCATTAACGCTAGCATTTatgttgagaggactagaatatgaaaacaaggatgtaatgttgaggcactggttagaccgcatttggagtattgtgagcagttttgggtcccatatctgaggaaggacgtgccaagtcaatggatatttttaaggctgagattgatatattcttgattagtaagggtgtcaggggttatggggagaaggcaggagaatgaatttgagagggaacgatagatcagccatgattgaatggtggagtagattttgggccgaatggcctaattctgctactataacACTAACTTATCAACAGAAGGCTGGACTTGAGATCTAGGCTTCACTGTCCAAATCAGCGTTTATTGCCCAACCCAAGATCCCCTTAGAAAACAAGTTGGTTTAGGTAGCAGagaaggtgggggagagatgggtagAACAAAGGCACTGTTATTATATTTACAAAAGTCTTCAAtgcaaaatttttttaaaaagaaataaaagtGATATCTGTAATGTTTTGACACTGACCAATTTCAGAAAATGGCTCTTTGTTATTTTACCTTTTGGCTTTCCTTAGCTATAGTCTACGTATTAATCAGGTATAATCAATGCTTTCTTCAATTAAACACAAATTAGATATGAAGTAATCACTGTGCTCAGTGGCACACACTTTTCTGACACAAAGGGCTGTGCCTGCTACATTTTTAAAGATGTACATGTGCAAAGCTTGTGGATGAACAAGAGTTTAAAGAGTCTTAGCATCTGAAATTGAGCCCAATTtcagttacagagtcatagagtcatagagtgatacagtgtggaaacaggccctttggcccaacttgctcacaccggccaacatgtcacagctacactagtcccacctgctagcatttggtccatattcctccaaacttgtcttaTCCATGTTCCTGGCCCAAATATAAAACGTGTTCACCCTGTGACACCATTAGACTTCATTACTCAGCATTCAAATCAACAGCCCTTAACTTAACTACTGAAGCACTTTGATAAAGGTTCCTTGTTAAGGGACCGGAAAAAGCAACAGACTAGTTTTAATTtatcttagtttattgtcatgtgtaaagaggtacagtgaaaatttttTTTATGGtatcctatccagtcagcagaaagactatacaaaaTTACAAACAagtcgtccacaatgtacagatacaggatcaagggaataatgtttagtgcaaaataaagtccagtatgacccgaaacgtcacccattccttctctccagagatgctgcctgacccgctgagttactccagcattttgtgtctaccttcgattttaaccagcatctgcagccccttcctacacataaagtccagcaaagtctgattaaagatagtctgagggtctccaaagaagtagatggtagatcaggaccgctctctagttggtgataggacagttcagttgctttttaacagttgggaagaaactgtccctgaatctggaggttcctTATTAAGGGACTGGAAAAAGCAACagtcttcttcagacataaatctGCAGGATGATACTGCCACCGCTCACTCACTTGATTCCCACCTATCCTTGGCCCATATCCGTGCTGGTCCATCCCTGTTGATGCGCCTCCCCAGGACACAATCAGAGCCCACAGTTCTGAGGTAGAAAACTAATGAGTCTGCTGAGCAAATATTTCACTGCCTTGCTTGGAGCCTTATCAGATGGAAGCAACATGCATTGCTTTGATCAAACCACAGTCTAATCTCTGTATACTCAATTAAATCATCAATCAATTCCTAACCTCATGGGAACATCAGCTTGATAAGTACAATTTCTCCTCATGATTTATTTTATTGAACCCTGGAAGCATTCTGGCTGGCCTGTGGTGTACCTCTTCTAAGGACCGCATATAGTCTATTGGGAACTGTGCTTAATAAGTGTGTAGATATGGCCAACCAAACAGACTTATAGAAAGTCATAGTCAAATCTCTGCAACCAAACGTTAACTTCCCTCTTTTTCAATTCCTACAAACAGTAGCTTTctgctgtagaaacaaggaaatgcagatgctggtccacaaAGCAAAACAcactaagtactggagtaactcagcaggtcaggcagcatctctggagaaagtggggaagtgacttttcaggtctggacttttcttcagatagtgtgggaggctggggggggggggggggggggggggagcagtgaagaaatctataagagaggaggggcaggacaaagtgtgacaGGTGATAGGTGAACATaggcaggggaggagggagggagggagggaggggggggggggggggggtggtgataggcagatgtttggacaaaggccagaaatgaaaagaagtgtgagacaaaagtattgaagagttgcgaattgtgaagcttgaAGAAGGAATGTAAGCGGCGGGGAGGGAAGTTTTCTTCCGTTCTTTTGAATTGATTCTTGTACCAGTGTATCAGCCTTTAATGATTTCTGTACCAGAACATCCAGACCTTTCATGGACGAGGAGATGAAGCTTTGGGCAGATCAGCCCGTGACTGTACTGAATGGTAGGGTAGCCATAAGGgatgtggcctactcctgctctgaTTTTCTTATGTTCTCATGTTACAGAATGGATAGATTTGCAATCCTTGAGAAATCATTTTGTCCTTTCCAAACCGCCCACATTAAAAAACTGCTCGGGCTTTATCCTTTGACTTGATCTATCCATGTCCTTTGTAACCTTACTCATATATTTGCAATGAATTGCATTTGCTCAGTAATATATGAAACCATTTATTGGtgaatttacccccccccccccccctccctctgtgtCAATGCTGCATCTTTCAGTCAATCATTTAAAAATGGGATGAGCAAGGGCAAATAATACTTATGCCACAATAAATGACAAGTGATGACCATCTCCAATGAGTGAGGTGGGGGAGTTGAAGGCTATCAGAATCCTGGATGCTACCACTGACCAAAACATAACTGGACCAGCCACGCAAGAACCATGGCGACACGAGCAGGTCAGAGGCTTGGTACTCTGCAGGGTGTGACTCCCAACGCATTTCCAACATCTACAAGGAGCAATTCAGAGGGGCAATGGAATATTGTGCACTTGTCTGCATCTATGCCATTCTAACAGCTTTCAAAATGCTCAACCACCCACATCAAAGCAGCCCACTGAAGaatcaagagattgcagatgctggaatcttgagctgggGGAACTCCCAATGTCATGAAGCATTAGAGATAATGGAGGGAAACAGCATGGAATAGTCCctctggcccaccttgtccaagcCGATCATGTTGGCATCCTGGTTGCATCCGAtttgccatatccctctaaacccttcctatccatataatccgttcaaatatcttttaaaagtcatcaTTGGATCAACTtctatagtttcctctggcagctcattcgagATACAGATTACCCTCTaaatgaaaaagttgctcctgggGTCCcacttaaatatttcccctctcaccataagtctatgcactctagttttagaatcctctaccctgggcaaACGATTGCAAGCATTCACTTTAGTTAACAgcattgtggagggaaatggacagatggcatttcaggGCAGGACCTTTCTCTAGGTTGACCTGGATTGACACTCCATGGACCATTCTCATGATTTATTTCAGCACTGGCACACAGTGGCTGCTGCACAAAACACATTGCTGGTACTCATCCCGGCTGCTGTAACAGCAGCTCCCAAAGCCGTGATCTCTACCACCAAGAGTCCATACACTGCAAacctttacactgtaaatggcttgattgcaatcatgtattgtctttgcactgactggttagcaggcaacaaaagcttttcactgtacctcggcacacttgGCAATGACGAAGGGCAAGGGTAAAAGGCACATGTGAATGCCACCATATTCAATTTCTCACCCAGGTCACACACAACCTTGACCTGGATACGAATCATATTCCATCATTGTCTCTGGATCTAAATCCTGAATTTCCATCCCCAACAGTGTGGTGGGAATGCCTCACCATTGTGATCAATGCAATCCAACAAGACAGCTCAGCGCCAAGACAGGCATTCGGCATTGGGTAATGAAAGCCCGTTTTGCCAGCAATGTCCAGTCCCCCATATTTTTGTTGTTAAATTGTTTTAAGCGGCAGGAAAGATTAAGTTACACAAATACATTACTGCATCAATTTAAAAGGAAAAATCATCCCGAGATCACAAGGTTGCATAAATAAACAAAGAACCTGCGTCGAATTAAGAGCAAAAATTTACATCCAGCATTGGATAAGtgatatgccatttagaactggaatCAGGAGAAATTCCCCTCAAgggggtgaacctgtggaattctataACACAGGAGGCAGTGGGGGGGCCAACCCAATACATTCAGGGAGGAGAAGATGTATTTCTTAATGTGAAAGGGAGCAAAGGACaaggggagaagcaggaacaGGTGTAGCATGTTgaagcagggccgaatggccaatcaCCAGTCCTGTACTCTAGGTTTTTATTTCTATCAGAGAGTGTAGGTTGATATCTGAGGTAAAATAgcagagacatggagtcatacagcatggaaacagacccttcggcccagcttgcgcatgctaaccaaggtgccccatctacactacacccatctgcccatgtttggcccttccctaaacctttcctatccctgtacctgtgcaaatgtcttttaaatgttattataaaacctgtctcaactacctcctccggcagctcattccaggcaagAAGGTTATGCTCCGCGTGAGATATAAATTTATGTAAATGCATGTTGGTGTGTATTCACTGGATTACTCCATTGGAGACATAGAACATTTCCAACACACAAGTTGTTATGATTGCAAAAAAAGCAGCCTGATTTATCTGCTATGTCTTGGACATCCAACTACATATCCAAGGGCTTCTTAAATACAGTGAGGGCTTCTGCCCCATCACCCAGTCAGCTCCAAAACCTCACCACCTACTGATTGTAAGGTCTTTCTTCATTTCAGGAGTAATCCTACCTCTTACTTTAAAACTATCCCCCGTTTTTTGGCTCATTGCATAATGGAGATAAGTCCTCCTCATTTACTCTTGCCCCAGGCCACCTGAAAATGTATACAGCTCAATTCAGCTCCAAGGGAATTAAGCTCAACCTATCCGATCTCTCCTGATAATTAATATTTTCCAACAGTCATTCTCTAGACTGTTGTTAGTTGAGAGCTAAGATTTTGAGGTCTCATCGAGTTAAATAGAGTTGGGCCTGGACATAGAGTGGGGTGTAACCGATGCACCACAACATAATTTCATTTACATTGTGAGTGTGCAAGAGCTTTGCAGGGTCAATCAGACCATGTGATTTTCAATGCTGATTCCAGTAAAAAGCTGTTGCTGCGTTGATTGCAAAATGCAAGGTTCAGCATCTGGTTCACCAGCAGCCAGCTTTACTCTCCCTTTACCTCTAGGGCCCTGGTTCCTGCATTTCCTTTAACACACTGGGGCCCAAGTTGCTATGACTCTTTAACTGACTGGGCCCTCATTTCCACACTTCCTTGCAGCTCATCAGGTTCTAGTTCTCAGACTTTATTTAAACCTGCTAAGCTCACTAAAAATAATGTATTATATtgctgtctttttttaaaaatgaattaaaactgTGGAGTATTAAGCAGAATCATATCCAAAATATACTAGTTTGATGCTGCCAAAGACTCAAGTATGCTAGATTATTGTGGTTTTAATTTGTAACCTTTATTCTCATGAGTAAAGAGGGTCACTGGAAATCAATACGGATATTTACTCAACACTGGTGAAACTGCATAGTAATGATTGATTTACAATCATGGTTCTGAAGGCACACCAACACAATGGCAGCACAACTTTCAAGATAGATGGACtttcatattggtttaaaaaaaaagagaactcAGAGTCGTACAACACAGAAATGGCCCCAGCACATCCATGCTGACATTTTTTGCCCATATACACCAATCTTATTTCCCCACATTATGACTGTATCCTTTTACTTCTTGCTTATTTAAGTATCTGTTCAAAAGTCTCTAAAATGTAGTAATTGTAATTGATTCCACCAAGTCCTCTGGCAACGCTTTCTAGACAtcaaccattctctgtgtaaaaaaaacagttCAGATCGTATTTAaaacttttccccctcaccttaaatctacactTCTACCCAGTGAAACTCCTATCATGAGAGAAAAAAGGTTCCGACCaatcccctatctatgcctcgtaCAATTTTATACACCCGATGAGATCACCCCTTaacctcctttgctccagagaaaacaagctaAGCCGATTCAATTTCACTCAATAACAAGTTTGTCAAAGCAGGCAGCATCCTCGTGAGAttccactgcaccctctccaactccAAGGTGTAGTCTCACATCATCTGACTTTGGTGCCAAGTGTTTGATACTTGAAAACTATTCTGAAGCATAGCTTAAAAGTTGTAGGCAGCTCAATGAACTAGCTGGGATCAGTTTGTGCATTATCTTCGAGACCCCAAGTGTCAGCAAGACCTAACTAACTCCCTCTCAGCAATGGAATTTCAATGACTGTAAGCTGGTGAGCAAAGAGCTGAGTGAAATGCTCTGACCATGATTATAGAGTGATGAGAATCCAATGATAACATTTTGATATGTCACCTACACAATGCACTATTGGACTTTTAAGTTAATCTGTGAAATCTGCCAGTAAAACTAGCAATGCCGGCTCTAGACAATTAAAGTTTGAGCTTACAGCCAAACAACGTAAAGTCGAGAATCTAGAGGGGTTGTCTTGTCATTGATTACGGGATATTTATGTGCCGTTTCCGAATGTCTGCTCTTGACAGGCAAGGTGCTTATTTCCCTTACTTTCACTATTGTATGCGACAAGTGTGGTGGACTCTGCGGCTGATTTCCTGCCTCTCATGAACTCAGCTGCACCTGCAAGAGAAACAACAGTGAAAAGAACATAATGCACAAAAGGTGGGCCAGAAATGAATAGCAGACTCAAAACATGAAAGAATCAATGCTCAAAGGGATGGAAAGCATTGATGCCAATGCATAGTGTCCCCACCAGGAATATTCACTTCTTTTCCTTCATCGCTGCTTGTGTTTAACCTTGCAATTTGTACGCAGGCATTGTTGGCGAGGCTGGTCCGTATTCTGAGGCACTTTAATCTCCCCTGCCTTGAACAGTTGCAGCCAGCGAGCTTTGTGCGTTGCAATGCTTGCCAAGCAGTTAGACACTGTTGCCCTGCAGCTGGGATGCTGCAGTTATATTTTTTGTGCCGGCACATCTTCTTAAACCTTGCATAAACTGAACTGCAATTTGGGGATCTCAGACAGCTGTGTTTCGCTGACTGGCAATCATTGTCCTTCCTTGTGCTTTTATTTGTGCTCATCATCCTTAAGCGTCTTCTCCATTCTGGTGGTACTCCCGAGCTAAGGGAAGGTGCCCTGGATCGCTCTATGTGGAAGAGAGTAAATGTTCAAATGCCAAAGGCCATTAAAAGCTTATCCAAAACACATGAACACATCTCAGCAATAACTTTGATGCACCTGTTTAAACTCTTAACTCTATCGGCTAAAAGGTTTCTTTTTGATTTCCACTTCTAAAAGGCAAATTCTGCCATAGTTAAGGAACAGGAAAAGGACATTGTGCAAGAAAGTTAGCCTGTTTTTAGTTAATCCCAATTTTACCTCTCAATCCTTCTTTTCTTCAAAACTTGTCCTTTTAACAATGACCTTTTGCTCATAACTTGTTCCATATGTTTATTTATTGCCTTTAATGTGAAATAGCCTTAACCAAATTCCCTATTTACTCTTAACTGCACAAGGGTTTGAGCTGTGGGGTACTTTTTTGCTGATTGGTACTGTTCCAGTGTAAATACTTAACAACGCTTCTGCCAAGTTTGCTCTGCAATTCACAAACAGGTGTTAATTCTGGGTGAATCTGTCACCTTATTTTTCCATTGCTAGAGGTTGAAGAATGATCAAACATCAGCCTGTTTGCAATTTCATTGATCCCACCTCATTATACACTTGCATATGCTGCATTTACCTTCTTGGCTGCTGCACTGTGTTCCAAGTTGTCTGAAAAAGTCGCATGATTTATCTTCAAGGCAGCTGCACTCTCTAAATGCTGGGTAACTGTTGGCTAAGTGCTGAATGGTTATGTTACAACTGCTGTGATCCTTTACTGTGCAAGCGTCACCTGCAATGCATTAGAAGAATAatatattttagttttttttttgatTCGCCAGAATTCGGATGATTTAGTATAGTCTGAATTATTCAAAGCAACCATGGTTCAAATTACAGCTATGGAAATGACCCAACCAAGTCCATGTTTCAATTTTTACCGGTTCTGTGAAGTTGCCTTCAGAAGAGTCTTTCCATGTGAAATATCTCTTTTGGAAAAGGTTCTATGGCTTTCTTACTTTATTGTTTCCATCTCCGAATCAAGAACAAGCCGGATAAAATGCGATCCATTTCCCCACCCTGCTACTAAATTAGCTCCAGTCAAGCCTTGTCTGAACAAATGTAGAGAGATTGCAAagttagttcttttattttagtcAGATACCTCAGCAATAGCTGAATCCCTCTGTCGATTTTAACAGAACTTCAGGTGTGTGAAAGATGTT encodes:
- the gfral gene encoding GDNF family receptor alpha-like, producing the protein MGPAVMLAFENHRLTPMMVEAHLPANIFIVAAKEQESYDNIHYETAILISQITNVPGLETTDCLQVKKWCITDTGGCKDVWYLIEDVCNQTGDACTVKDHSSCNITIQHLANSYPAFRECSCLEDKSCDFFRQLGTQCSSQEERSRAPSLSSGVPPEWRRRLRMMSTNKSTRKDNDCQSAKHSCLRSPNCSSVYARFKKMCRHKKYNCSIPAAGQQCLTAWQALQRTKLAGCNCSRQGRLKCLRIRTSLANNACVQIARLNTSSDEGKEVNIPGAAEFMRGRKSAAESTTLVAYNSENHNNSVSCLKVIEQCIKDQDVCNRHLTPQKKACPQARKQCNLEDCHRAIRFFYTKISPDLAQMLVFCGCDPSDDLCLQAKETLHNNSCANHMDTVPTCLQLREKCLSEDICRSRYELFQVKCWGHLTGMCSQEYDLSCLSGLSWNEWTCKADAECMAAYISTQGTLLQVQCTCNGVTRDDQPFCELFQHMLNHQVCFTQVSSPAVEAEASQMEEELSVTRTQMKLSGVVITVILCKTRISKISEQTAKSSTC